One genomic window of Canis aureus isolate CA01 chromosome 15, VMU_Caureus_v.1.0, whole genome shotgun sequence includes the following:
- the LOC144284153 gene encoding uncharacterized protein LOC144284153, translating into MFSCCRPTSGGSGSQEPQGCRLFQCCRLWLQHKNQRLRAFIRRRRQGARASAGKAPPICPTKPSRTELLEQEFQQLLPALLRRDVISVFIFLDNCHGFATTDEVLDLLFTKYGCIAAACGGDDAVLQRWKLAICCILETWMDYYQEDFCRLPQSASLKKILEFIRQRMPGTDVELRARRYLQQLRRLHAAEPEAGGEEAWGCPSWGQGGPHGSSVRAAGPGAGVRLTSHPHELQAGDTSQGSCPPTPTALARAKDPEALPEPAPAPTVGPAASNGPEVLEAALAAGAEGLAPAEVPAGEAKPLQIVVTAVDHGCALDEPRAPAATPEEEQALAPATGVPRVPEPPIASGTTGFNLCAAP; encoded by the exons tgggggctctggctcccaggaaccccaggggtgccGCTTGTTCCAATGCTGTAGGCTTTGGCTCCAGCATAAAAACCAACGCCTCAGGGCGTTTATCaggaggcgccgtcag GGTGCAAGGGCCTCGGCCGGGAAGGCGCCTCCCATCTGCCCGACGAAGCCCagccggacggagctgctggagcaggaaTTCCAACAACTGCTGCCCGCCTTGCTGCGCAGGGATGTCATCTCCGTTTTCATCTTTTTAGACAACTGTCATGGATTTGCCACCACCGACGAGGTGCTGGATCTGCTGTTTACGAA ATATGGGTGCATCGCAGCTGCGTGTGGTGGCGACGACGCGGTCCTGCAGcgctggaaact ggccatctgcTGCATCCTGGAGACATGGATGGACTATTATCAGGAGGACTTTTGTCGGCTCCCCCAATCTGCCTCCCTGAAGAAGATTCTGGAATTCATAAGGCAGCGCATGCCAGGCACAGACGTGGAGCTCCGTGCCCGGCGTTACCTGCAACAACTCAGACGCCTCCATGCagcggagccagaggctgggggtgaggaggcctgggggtgtccgagctggggacagggtgggccccACGGATCCAGCGTCCGTGCAGCTGGGCCGGGAGCAGGGGTTCGGCTCACATCCCATCCCCACGAGCTGCaggctggggacacctcccagggctcttgtcCCCCCACAC CTACAGCTTTGGCCCGAGCAAAAGACCCTGAAGCACTTCCggagcccgccccagccccaactgtggggcctgctgcctCGAATGGGCCTGAAGTGCTCGAGGCcgccctggctgctggggctgagggcttggcccCAGCTGAGGTGCCAGCTGGGGAGGcgaagcccctgcagatagtggtcactgctgTAGATCACGGCTGTGCCCTGGACGAGCCACGTGCACCTGCGGCCACCCCGGAGGAGGAGCAGGCCCTGGCACCTGCAACCGGGGTCCCCAGAGTGCCAGAGCCGCCAATTGCCTCTGGGACAACTGGCTTCAACCTCTGTGCAGCCCCCTGA